Proteins encoded together in one Myxocyprinus asiaticus isolate MX2 ecotype Aquarium Trade chromosome 21, UBuf_Myxa_2, whole genome shotgun sequence window:
- the LOC127412468 gene encoding neurofilament light polypeptide-like, with product MSFNPFISSSLSCRWDDSPTTYRLSKGPFTSSRWPMLLEPLQHWEQMNLSQASVVNAVLLELRAQEREQLVGLNNRFASYIEKVRQLEQQNRALLLLLEALRRGQSQPSRVQQLYTQEVRGLREQLHQEAQNKACMEAQRDQLRETHAQLHEHWEEEARLRIRAEDDLQWLKEEASRAVLCRCDAKASVASLAQELAFLKQVFAEEQEVLRVQLQVASLNVELDTSRPDLSAALREIREQFESLSGHNMQTAEAWYRGNVASVVELTDKQDEAVRLVREETAEYRQLLQSRSAEVEALRNVIESLNAQLGELEETQNTEVNKYQGKISDLERDIADAKEEISLYLRDYQDLLNVKMALDVEIAAYRKLLEGEENRFTYSTIPLLA from the exons ATGAGCTTCAACCCTTTCATCTCTTCCTCTCTGTCCTGTCGATGGGATGACTCCCCCACCACCTACCGGCTCTCCAAGGGGCCCTTTACTTCCTCCAGGTGGCCAATGCTTTTGGAGCCGCTGCAGCACTGGGAGCAGATGAACCTGAGTCAGGCGAGTGTAGTGAATGCAGTGCTGTTGGAGCTGCGGGCCCAGGAAAGGGAACAGTTGGTGGGGCTGAACAACCGCTTTGCATCCTACATTGAGAAGGTGCGGCAACTTGAGCAGCAAAATCGGGCACTGCTTCTGCTGCTGGAGGCCCTTCGCCGTGGTCAGAGTCAGCCCTCCAGGGTGCAGCAGCTCTACACACAAGAGGTACGGGGTCTCAGGGAGCAGTTGCATCAAGAGGCCCAGAATAAAGCATGCATGGAGGCGCAGAGGGACCAGTTGCGGGAGACCCATGCACAGCTGCACGAACACTGGGAGGAAGAGGCACGCCTGCGTATTCGGGCAGAAGACGACCTGCAGTGGCTGAAGGAGGAGGCAAGCAGGGCCGTGCTGTGCAGATGTGATGCAAAAGCCAGTGTGGCCTCCCTTGCGCAGGAGCTAGCATTCCTGAAGCAAGTGTTTGCAGAAGAGCAAGAGGTGCTGAGGGTCCAGCTACAGGTGGCCAGCCTAAATGTGGAGCTGGACACAAGTAGACCAGACCTGTCGGCTGCTCTCAGAGAGATCCGAGAACAGTTTGAGAGCCTGTCTGGACACAACATGCAGACAGCTGAAGCCTGGTATCGGGGTAATGTAGCAAGTGTAGTGGAGCTGACTGATAAACAGGACGAGGCTGTGCGCTTGGTGCGTGAGGAGACAGCTGAGTACCGACAGCTGCTGCAGTCCCGTTCCGCTGAGGTTGAGGCACTGAGGAATGTCATTGAGTCACTGAATGCACAACTAGGGGAACTAGAGGAGACGCAGAACACTGAAGTCAACAAGTACCAG GGGAAGATAAGTGACCTAGAGAGGGACATTGCTGATGCGAAAGAGGAAATATCACTCTATTTGCGGGACTACCAAGATCTGCTTAATGTGAAGATGGCTTTGGATGTTGAGATTGCGGCTTACAG GAAACTCCTGGAGGGAGAAGAAAATCGATTTACATATTCCACCATCCCACTCCTCGCCTAA